The Fusarium keratoplasticum isolate Fu6.1 chromosome 4, whole genome shotgun sequence genome contains the following window.
CAACCAGGAAAATGGGCGTCGATCTTCAGAAACACGCCGTCCCTAGGCACCTTTCGATGATACATCCATCCAGTCCAGATCTGCCCATCCAAACAGTGCAGCACTTCCGCTTACCAAAAACGTACAGTACCGACCGTTCTGCGGTACAGTGCCGCCTGCGCCCGGCATCAGGTACCCCCCAAACCAGCTCGATCCAGGTACCGTCAGGCTCAGGGggccaagcaagcaaaccTTTGCGCCAGCGGCTCCACGGGCCATGATGGATTTCTGTGGTGCTCCGTTGGTGCATGCATTGGTTCTCATGGCCGGGGTCAGTCGTGTACCATGACTTGTATCTCTCGTGTGGGCGCTTCTCCCCCACCAACCCGTTCAGTTCGAGGTACCTGCAGAGTCGCGCGTTTATCGTGCGGCAGAGGAGGTACCTCATTCTGTCTCGTCCCAGTCTGACCtccatgtcttgtctttCCCCCATGGACGAGTCCCACTTGGTCTCCGTCTCGGCTCCATCAGCTAAGGCAAAGGTACTCCGTGAGCTGAGCGAGGTGAGCCAACATAGCCCGAGCTCATGACGAAGTTGGTTGGGTGATGGAGTTGGTTGGCCGTTGGCCATCGACATATAAGCCCCAGGTTTGACCCTACGAAATATGCTTGATCGTAAACATGATAGAGGAGACCATGCAACGGATGCTACTCTGCGGATGATATGAGCGTCAACCGCTAGTGGGTGCACCTGCgactgcttctgcttctgcttctaCTTCTGCATCAGCGACACTAGGAACATGCATGCTTTGGGCAGTAACTCTGCGAGACGGCACCCATCACGGCTCGATGGCTCTCTCAACCGATGAGTTGTCCGTCCTGGGCTATGACTCCCTCGCGCCCGATGCGGCCCTGTTTGGATTCTGGTCAGCCAGCACAAAAATAGGTGTGGTGTGGTGCGCTGTCGTTTTGAGGCAAAGCCACACAACACAGCACACAGGTTTGCTTGTGGTTTCGGATCACTGATGAGAAACTCCTTGCCTGTGATCCAATAAGTGATTAGTCGGCCGACAGCACTACGATGCAGTTGTGGTTGCAGCGCCGGGTGCAGTAGCAGAATCAGGAGCTCGTACAGGACCCATATTTCCGGGTCCGGGCCCGGGCTTGAGTCCCAGTTCCTGCTGCCGTTGTTGGCAGGCAGATCTGAAGGGGAGGAAAAGGGCAGGCAATATCACCCCAGGACCACGGCTCGCGCAACGACTGATGCGGTGTGGTGCAGTATTGAATAAGGCGTCTTTTGTGCTCCTTTGGGAAATACAACAAGAAATGGATGCATGATTATGAGCCGGATGCTGAAACCCGGGGTGGGAGATGTGCAGTGACTGTTGTTGAACCAAGAAGTCTGGGCATGCCCTGTCCTGCTTGTCCAACGCTCCTTCCTGCCTGCCTTGGAAATCGACTTGCCAATAAAAACCCGATTGGAGCTGGCTGAGCGCCTCGGCTGGCTAAGTGCGCAGGTGGGCACGCAAGGCGCTCCTTCCCCCATCTCAATCCCACCCTCACCGTTCTTGTGCAGATGGGCCTGCAGAACGACGCCCCAAACGCTCCGTCGACATCAAGACTGCCAGTGTGTCTGTCTGGCTGGCTGTGGATTTGCAGCAACTTGCATGATCGTCATTCCCTCTTTCGCTTCTGCAATATTTGCTTTTCTTTCTTACTGCTGTGCCTTCGCTTCCTCTCTCCATTTCGCCTCCCTTTTcgctttttttcttcttccttgcttcttctttggaACAAACTGTTGAAGGCAGCTGGGCCTACGTCAGTCCTAGTCTAACGAGGCTAACAGCCGACCCCCAATCTAGCGCGGTGGGTTGACGATGGCGTCCTTTTTCATAGCGCCCCTCGACTCTCTGGCTCCCTCTCCGCAATGACAGAGATGAGCcagtcagccagccagccaaaAGCAGATAAAAGAAGTGAAAGTACACAGTACTTAGGCTTCATCCCGTAGACGTGAGACAGTAACTTCCATGGATGTTAGCTTCATCTGCTAAGCAAGGATAAAGATGAACTGAATTGGATTGGGCTTTCTGCACGTGCGTGGGCAACCATGACTGACATCCATCCCAAATCCCTGATCGACGTGAAGTTGCACGAGGGAGGCAGGTACATCGTGGGATAGTCGCCCTCGAGGGACCCAAAGTCGATAAAACCCTGCAGATCACTTCGAATTCGGGCATCTCCTGCCTCTTACACGACGCCTGCTTGAGGCACAGCGATGATTGGCCAGTCTTGTATAATACCGATTTACAGACCGGTGCTGAACTTCTCTGTTCACGGAGCGTCCATGGATCTCAACTCTTGTTGCATCCGATGTTGCTCTTCAATACGagcccttctcctttctcCCTGACGCCGCCCCTGTTATCTCCCTTCTCCCATAATCCACCTCATGTGCGACCTCGAGCCCGTGGATAAATCAGGCACAGAATCGTTTGAGgggccgccgccgccgccgccgccgcccgtCGGTCCTAGTCCAGGGGCTACCTGCACCCAAGACAGCCCAGCCCAAAGAGCGCGCCAACGCCAGGTCGCCCTAAGCAATGCGCCCCTGACGGGCCCTGGTGGGAATACGAAAGCACGAGCCAGGCTCTGATGCAGGTACGGACGACGCCAGAgacgcagcgcagcgcagcgagACACACGAGAACGAGACCGACTCTCTCCacccatggatggatgatttGTTTGTGTACATGGTTCGTGTTGTCGGCCAATCTGATCCCCTCGTCGGCCTGGCTCCGGTCCAGGAAACAGAAGACAAGAAACAGTATGGATATCGGGGACAGAAACAACAACCTGGGGCCATCAAGACAAGCAACTCCCTTGTCCCGATGCGATGGTCCAGGCTCTCTCTCCTACTACCATCCCGTCCGTCACCTTGACGCCTCAAttggcctcgacctcgtgGAGCCACAGGCACGCACACGCCTCCTATTCATCTTTAGACGCCAGTCGGTAATCGGATTGGCCGCCTACCAAGCGCGCCATGGTGTTGTTTGAAAGATTGGATTGTGTGCCATAGCAGCCAGACCAGATGGCTGACCAGGCCATCCTCTCCAGGTTGAGTGAGCCACGTCTCCCGGTCCTCTATCTAGTGCTGATAAGTCAGTGTATTTTGGACACTGACAACTCATCTTGCTTGCAAAGAGGGCCACACATGGTCCACCAAGCTGTGTGTCTTGCTGGATCAACCACGTGGTTTTGTCCCTTGAGCATTCTTTTTGATTCCCTGTGCTTCACCCAAAACTGCTCATCATGCTGCACTGCGCTAATCAGAGCACTCTGTTCGCCCGTCTGGGTAATCATGCTCATGCACGTCTCCGCATGAGGTGCGCTCAAGCACTCTGTTCAACCTCTGTCTACCTGACACAAGACGGCGCGCCTCAAGATCGTGGCTGCGCCCAGTTTCCGATCACGGCAAACCACTATGCATATCTCTGCTCGCTGATCGGCGTCGGATATCCATCGCGTCGTCTTGTTTCAGGTCGCTCTCCACGTTGGACCGTGTGTTACCCTTTGGTTCCCTTCCCTTGCGGGTATCAGAGATCTTAGTGTGAGGCCCTGTTTCGCTTGGTGTTTGCTCACCCTGGTAGATCGCCGCCGCACCGTTGGAGGCGAGTCAGTGCCCTCACGGATATCCCAGTCTCCGGCTCTCGAGTTGTGCACTTTCTTGCTCAAGGTTGAAACAATGTGGTCAGCGGAGAGAAGAGGATCTACAGGCAGGCAAACATTGTCTCCCACCATGGCCATAGCCGTCAGAACCCCTGCTCAGTGTTCCTGCTGCATCCCTTTTGGGAAACCCGATCCAGAGACGTGGGATCAAGCTCGAGACGGGACGCACGACAGGTCGCATAATATCTGTGGTAATATTATTCTATTCTTGGCCACCTATGGAGTAGATAGATTGTTAAGCATGGCATGGCCTTGTCTTCTGCAGTCCCCAGATTCCCATGCTGCTTGCTGCACGCGTCATGGCTTGTCTATTTCGTATCATATCACCCAATACCAGCAGCCGGTGGTTTGGGACGGCTGACGAGGGTGAACCCGGCAGTGGGCTCACCACTGCCTTCAACTCCCGTCGTCGACGTACCATCCATCCCCAGTTATTCTGGCTCGACATcagtcatccatccatccttttATATGCCCATGTACAACTGACAGAAACCCCGAGAGAGACCCTGTCCTTGACAATGCCCTTGACATCCATCGAAACTCAGCCCAAGCAAGACTCGCATGTCcccaaaaaaagaaagagagagcgCCCCATGTCTCGCACCAACTTACCTTGGTGAACCCTGTGTCCACCCCCATCTCTCGGCCGTGACGTGACCCCTGTCGTTGCCTTTCCCATGTCTTCCCTGCCCGAGCCTCGAGTTAAGGTTCGAGACAGTCAATATGCCATTGAGACCGAGTTGTCGGAAACTGGCCGGTGCTTTGCCTTTACTTTGCATCCTTCAATATCCCTGCGGCCCTCTCTCCTAGCGGTTGTGCTATTCTTGTGCCGTGTTGCTGACAGTCCGAGACCTGAATGTCGCAGTGCGTGAGCCCGTCTGCGCCGCGGCACAGCTCGCAGGCAGTAGAACGAGATCACGGGATTGTCCTGTCCTGATGATTCCAAGTTGAGAGCCCGGGTCAAGGTTTGTCTCTGCCGTGTCGCCCTCACCGTGCCACTCGCGTGCCCAGCTTGCCGGTTGACAGGAATCCTCGGTTGCCCATCTCGCCCCTCCAGCCAATGCCCAGTGACCCAAATATGATCCTCCCGTCTGGTGTCACCTCGACGTCGCCGCCCGACGTCCCGGTGCCGCTGCTGTCCTCCACCACGAAACACACCTGCTCCACCTCGCCCGGGTGCAGCACCGGCTTGGTGCTCCCGCTCGCCTCCCAGTTGCAGTCGCGGTACCGCAGCCCGGGCTCTGTGTCCAGCACCACCTTTTCCAGCTGCACCACGTCCTCACTGCAGTTCTCCAGCTGCGCTTCAAGCGCCCACCGCCGCGGCTGTCCGTCGCCGGCCGCAGCGTTGAGAGGACCGACCTTTGTGCGCACAATCAGTGACGCCTTGCAGATGAACTGATAGAGCTTGCGGAACGTCCTTGTGCGCCCACTCGTCTCAGTCGCCTCGTAGTAGCTGACCGTCACCGCCAGGACGTGattgccctcctccttgagatcGAATGAGACGACCCTCTGCAGCGTGCCGCCAGAGTCGAGGTCTGCCTCAGGCTTGTCGGTGGGCGGACCAAGCTCGAGGCGTTGGACAGCACCCATGCCGGgcgtcttcatctcggcctcgatgcgCACATCGCGGATGTTCTTGGGCACGTCCGGCAGAAGGTCATTGTTGGCGCAGAGCGTGCAGCTAAACGTCTCACCAACGTATGCCGAGCCAAATGACACGGGAAGGTTGACGATGGGGCTGAGGAGGAACGGGGACGGGTTCGACGTGGTTTCGGAGCGGTAAGCAAGCGATGCCGGAGCTGGGGCTGGCTTGATGGTCGCGCCTATCGAGGAGGGAGGATCGATGGGATACTGAGTGACAAGCGAAGGGCGAGATAGTCTTGAGCAGTACCATTGCAGGTTAGACCCGAGGCATTCATATGGAGCCGCGTAAGATAGACAGGAGCATAGCTCACCGAAGGACCTTGAGGGAGATGGAATGGGGTTCCTTGACGGGATCGTGGGAGGGGTATCGTTGATGGCTCATCTTGCCATGTTGCAGCTCTAAAGCGACTATGGGGACGGCACAGAGTTGTGGTCTCTGCGTGTTcaatgatggtcttgtcttggtcaAAAGAGGTTGGAGTTGCGATGGCGCTCATGCGACCCAAGGTTGGTCTTATCGATAAGACCTGCCCCTCACCAGCCACACCTTCGATCATACCGAGCTACATGCGAACAGTCCGAATCGCTTCTCATGAAGTCTACAGATTCACTACGAGTACTAGAATGATATTAAGCAGATTAACCGTCCTGGGTCGTCATAGTTTGACGACCCCTCAATTGGATCAAGTTGATATGGCCAGGATAGATATATAGTCTCAACCTGTAATAGTTATTTCAAAAACAATCTTTTGCGACCTACTAGAGAGCAATGCGGTGCGTGCTAGCTTGCACGGCGGCATCCATTCCAAACGACGCGCCGAGACTGTTCCCTAGGTACCGAGCAACTAGAATTCGCATACGAGAACCTGAATCAACGCCCTCTTTTTCGTAATGCAAGCCGGAGCGTTTACGTACAGAACCAAAGCATTCCAACACCAGCAAGCAagtctttcttttcttcaaAGGAGGGCCGTGGCCGTTTCTGTgaggggggagggagggggcACACCCTTTAGAggcctggaggagggggaacCTGCAAGGAGATGTTAGTCAGTTGCTGCACGCGGCACAAGATGCATTCGAGCTGCTCGAGAGTGGACGGAGTCCCACCCTCTCGGGGTTCCACATACCGCGCCGTAGCTCCCTCCAGCCGCAGGGGGAGACCCGGAgggtggaggtggtggaggcgcCGAGCTgggcggcggaggcggcggaggagctgCCTCACTCGggggcggaggaggcggtgAAGCCGATTGCCCAGGAGCGCCTGCAGGAGAGCCCTGGCCCTGCGTTTGAGCTTGTGCCTGGGCTCCATAGTACTGCTGATACATGGCGACATAGCTGCAGAACGTGGTTAGCATCGGTCAATCGGAGTGTTGAGTCAACACGAGGGGTTTGAGAGAGGGGTGCTCACTTAGCATATCCGCCATAGGCTGCATAGGGATCTGCTCCTCCATAGTACTGGGCGTACTGAGCAGCGTAGTCGGCGGCATTGGTTGGGCTGTTGACACCAGGAGGTGCCGGGCTGTTGTTGGAAGCAccgccagagccagagccgtAACCACCATAGCCGCTGCCACCATGAGAGCCGCCATAGGAGTTATGGGAACCTCCGTGAGAGCCGCCGTGAGAATGATTACGATCACCTCCATAGCGGTCACCTCCATATCGAGGGGGGCGGCTCTTGAATTCTTCATACTGGTCCTTGACGTTGGCGATCAGGTCCTCGcagagctccttggccttttcgacCATGTTGGCATCAGGTCCCCTAATAGCATGTTAGCCAATTGTGTTGAGATACTCATTGAGATTCCCTTACGTGACATGGAGGAACATGTCCTCGTCACTTTCTCTATTCGTGGCTGCTTCCAAGTAGCCAGATCCTCGGCCCTTGATCTGCACACGACATCCAGTCTCTTGCTGAATGTGCTTGACGTAGGCACCACCATGTCCAACAACCTGAGCGCGCAGGTTGAATCCATGAACAGGCTCTAGGGTGATCGGGATCTTCTCTTCGGGCCATTTGCGCTGCAAGATATGTCAGTTTGTTCATCTTACACAGTGGCTGTAGTTTCTCACTCGTCCGAATTCGTCTCGTTCCACTTGCTCCTGGTCTCGGCGGCGGAAACGTCGCTCATCGACGAGCTGGGGAAGTTCCTGCTGAATTAGCTCATTGATTTTAGCGACAGCCGACTCCAAGCCTTGCTTGGACGTGCTTGTGACGTGAAGGTAGAGCGGAGGGTTCTGTAGGACTCGTCAGTGACATATCTCTTGCAACGAAAGCACACTTACAGCAGCTGTGGCCATGCTCTTATTAGGATAGTAATTGCCGCGAGTGGTGACATCTTGCAAAGTCAACATGAAATCCTACAACAGTGAAAGGAATTGCGTACCAGCGCCGGTCTCGTCTTTAATCTAAATCAAGCGGGAGTCAGCAGGAGCAACGAAGGGGGTATCGAAGCGAGCTATCAAGCTGTGTAAGCATGATATCCTCGATTCAAGTGCAAGAGGCAATCCGACATGGCGAGTCTGGGAGGATCAGTGGATTTCAAAGAGTATTTACCATTTTCTGCGTGGACCCCTTGGTGAGGAGGTAACGGTTCCTCAAGTCGTTCACTTCAATGTCCTGGATATAGTCGCCATCTGCGACATACATCTCCCCGTTCAGCGCAGGAGCTGTCTTTGAGGAGCTTTGCGAAGTCGGCGCGGGAATGGCGGGGGAGGATTCGGCGGGCTTGATCGGAGGGACATCGACGTGTTGGATTCCTTTGCGGGCTTGGAGCTGCGCATTGATTCTAGCCGCAGCGGCAGCTGGGAGACAGGTTAGACGCAAGTTTGGAGAAAGAAGCGGTCGCGAAAGTGGCCGCGAAACACAACAACACACgtaccagcagcagcagcggcatcGGCAGGTGACTTCTTAGGATCAGAACCTCCATCGTTTCCAAGGGGGCTGCGATCCCTTCCAGGCTCAGATCGACGCGCCGGAGGAGATCGAGAGCGACGGTCGAATCGCGAGGCCCTCTTGGGTTCGGGTTCGGTCTGGTCGAAGCGCGAGCGCTTCACCGTTCGGCGTTCGGTATCATCCATGGCGCGCGAAGCACGTGTGTGCTCAGGACGAGATTGGGCCGTCTGTCAAGAGTCGTGTCTGCCCTTGTAAATCTCTAACAGAAGATTCTATGACGAAAGCTCCGTGTCGACGTGTAATGATGCGATTCTTCGAGAGTCTGCGTAAAAAATCGGTAACCGAAGCGCTCGTGTATCGAAGTGGAGCTGTTCTCGTAGATGCGAAAAGAAAGGCTGGTTGGTTTGGTTTGATTTGGTTGGTGAGGGTCTTTCTCCGGCGCCAAAGCCTCACAAAGGTTGTCGTCTCATGCACGGACCTCCATCCAGCCTTCCGCCACATGTGGCTGTGCGAGACATGCGTCGGCGCGAAACCGGCGCCCTTGAGAGCGGGCAGCAGTTTTGAGGCCGAGATTAAGCACAGGCTTCAGTGTAAAAGGTGAGCAACA
Protein-coding sequences here:
- a CDS encoding KH domain-containing protein, whose product is MDDTERRTVKRSRFDQTEPEPKRASRFDRRSRSPPARRSEPGRDRSPLGNDGGSDPKKSPADAAAAAAAAAARINAQLQARKGIQHVDVPPIKPAESSPAIPAPTSQSSSKTAPALNGEMYVADGDYIQDIEVNDLRNRYLLTKGSTQKMIKDETGADVTTRGNYYPNKSMATAANPPLYLHVTSTSKQGLESAVAKINELIQQELPQLVDERRFRRRDQEQVERDEFGRRKWPEEKIPITLEPVHGFNLRAQVVGHGGAYVKHIQQETGCRVQIKGRGSGYLEAATNRESDEDMFLHVTGPDANMVEKAKELCEDLIANVKDQYEEFKSRPPRYGGDRYGGDRNHSHGGSHGGSHNSYGGSHGGSGYGGYGSGSGGASNNSPAPPGVNSPTNAADYAAQYAQYYGGADPYAAYGGYANYVAMYQQYYGAQAQAQTQGQGSPAGAPGQSASPPPPPPSEAAPPPPPPPSSAPPPPPPSGSPPAAGGSYGAVPPPPGL